The Candidatus Brocadiaceae bacterium genome contains the following window.
ATGTCCCTCGGTGGAATGGCAATAGCTATTGGATCACTGGTGGATGATGCCGTCATTGATGTGGAAAACGTCTTCAAGCGTCTAAGGGAAAATGCACAAAAAAGTGTCGAAAGACGAAAAAGCACGCTTGCTATCGTTTACGATGCCTCAAAAGAGATTCGGTCTTCAATTTTTAAGGCGACCCTTATCATCATTGTTGCATTTATTCCTTTGTTTTTTCTTGGTGGGATGGAGGGAAAAATGTTACAGCCCCTGGGCATCTCCTTTATTGTTTCTCTGTTTGCATCCCTGATTGTTGCGGTAACACTTACCCCTGTTCTTTGTAGTTTTATGCTTACCAACGACAGAATGCTTTTAAAACAAGCAAACGGAAGTTGGATGGAAAGATGGCTTCACCGATATTACAATTCTGCATTAAAAAAAGTAATGAAAATAAAAAAAACAGTTATTGGAATATCCATAGCGCTGTTCGCTGTAGCGGTTCTTTTACTGTTTAATTTGGGGAGAAGTTTCTTGCCCGAATTTAATGAAGGGACTCTCACGATAGGCGCTGTCAGTATGCCGGGCATATCACTTGAAGAATCAAATAAAATTGGAAACAGGATTGAAAACATCCTGCTGTCGGTTCCTGAAATCGCAATTACTTCACGCAGGACAGGAAGAGCCGAATTGGACGAACACGCACAAGGGGTAAATGCCGCTGAAATTGACGCGCCCTTTGTTTTGTCAGAAAGAAGCAGGGAAGAATTTGTGAAGGAAGTTCGAAAAAAATTAAGCGCCGTTTCTGAAGCAAACATCACCATTGGACAGCCCATAGGACACCGTATTGACCATATGCTTTCAGGTACAAGAGCCAATATTGCCATTAAACTTTTTGGGACAGACTTATCCAAAATGTTTACTCTTGCCAATCAAATAAAGCGGAACATTGAAGGCATAGAAGGGTTGGTGGATATTAGTGTGGAGCAACAGATTGAAATTCCGCAGGTACAAATAAAAGCAAAACGGGATATGTTTGCAAAATATGGCATTTCTATTGGCCAATTTACCGAATTTATTGATATTGGATTTGCAGGCGAAAAAGTATCTCAGGTCTTTGAAGGCAACAAAAGTTTTGATCTGATATTACGATTTAATGAAGAAAACAGGGGCAAAATGGAAAATATCCGCAATGTTTTCATTGATACCAATATCAACCCAGACCAGCAATCCAACATGCAAAATTCAACATGCAAAATTCCTTTGCATTATGTAGCTGATATTGTTTCAACGACAGGTCCCAACACCATTAACCGGGAAAATATACAGCGAAAAATTGTGGTTTCTGCCAATGCGGCCGGGCGTGATTTAAAAAGCGTAGTAAATCAAATCAAGAAAAAAATAGATGATACTATTCAGTTGCCGGAAAACTACCACATTCAATACGGCGGACAATTTGAAAGTGAGGCAAAGGCATCGAAAATATTATTCCTCACCTCTTTAATGGCTTTACTCATCATATTCCTTTTACTGTATCAGGAATTTAAAAACATCAAGGTTGCAGGAATTGTTTTTCTCAATTTACCGCTGGCGCTGATCGGTGGTGTCTTCATTATCTGGTTTACAGGAAAAATTATGAGTATTCCCTCGATCATTGGATTTATAACACTGTTTGGAATAGCTACGCGTAACGGAATATTATTGGTTTCACGCTATCAGGCATTGCAAGACCAGGGTGTTACTTCGTATGAAACGGTGACGAAAGGCTCTTTAGACAGACTGAACCCGATTCTCATGACTGCTTTAACTACTGCTTTGGCATTAATTCCTTTGGCGATAACAGGCAACTTGCCCGGAAATGAAATACAAAGCCCAATAGCAGTAGTAATATTAGGAGGCTTACTCAGTTCCACCCTCCTAAATATATTCATTGTTCCTGTTGTTTACTACATTACACATGGCAAAAAAGAAAAATGTGAATCTCCATAATTAAGTATGGTGTCCCCTGATTTCTTGAAATTACCGGTATCTCTTCTTTTTCTCCATCACCACGCCAACGATTCTGTATTCAATATCCTTGTTAAGCTCCATGTCGTCGTATTTTGAGTTCAGCGGATGAAGCACGCGTGTTTTGCCATATTTTTTCAGTTGCTTAAACGTTGCCTCTCCCTCATCATTGGCAATCACCACATAATCATTGTGTTCGGGTTTCAGGTATGGGTTGATAACAATGATATCTTCTTCGCGGAATTCCGTCTCCATGCTGTCACCTCTTACCTTAAGGGCAAAAACCCCTTTCGAATCAGTTTCTACATATTCCTCATGCCCGCCATACTGAAAGTTGGCGCATAACTCCTGCCAATTACCCGCCTGCGCTCATGAAATTACCGGTACACGCCGTACCGTCCCCATCCCTTCCGGTTCTCCACGAGGCGACAAATATCCCGTCTCCCGTAGGAATACCTCTACAGCTACCCCGTAAGCGCCAAGAAACTTTATCACCATTTCAAAAGAGGGGACACTTCTGCCTGCTTCTATATCCCGTATGTGTGTATGGGAAACTCCGGAAAGCCTTGACGCCTCCCTGAGAGACAACCCCAAACCCTCTCTTTTTTCCTTCATAAACGTGCCCATGTTCTTCATGGTTGTAAATTATATCTTACTTTCCCCTTGACGGCAATGGGGGTTTTCTTGTCAGATATATCATACACCATGGCAGGTTGATATTATAAACAAAACCCAACTTTTTTGTGAATGCCACGAACGGTTTTTCGTACCTGTATTAAGAATCTATCCCGGCGTTTTTGTTTCTCCTCTGATTATGGCGGTTATGGCATGGATTATGACAGAAACTATCTTGAGATTACCCCAATTTCAGGCATAGAAACAACTGGCTCTTTTTCATTTCGGAAGCGCGCCCCTGTTTCTGTTTCGTTATTTGCCAAATGGGCAGAATCAAGAAGCGGACACGTGGATGACGAAGATTATTCAGACGAAACAAACAAGAAGGTGTGGACTCGCCTCACCTTCTTTCCCACAACTGTAGCCGTTCGGAGAAACTTCTTTCACTGCCTCCTCAAAACTATACAGAGGAGAGGGCTTATAGGGGTGAGTTGGAGGATGATACCTTTGTTCGCTGGGAGCACCAGGACGAACTCGACGATGCTTTTACGTACGATCCGATGAAGTTACGCCGGTACGGATACAGATAACTTCTCAAAAAATATCCCTGGCTTGAACTTGCTATCTTTGAAGAGTCCGGCTCACAGCATAATTTAAAACAAAGCTAAGCCGCAACCAAATCAGATCTCTTGTTCAACTGAGGACCGCAATTCCGGGGACACCATGCTTAATTTTAGAGATTATCATTTGCTCTTTTTAGCCTCAGTATTTGCCCATTCGATATCTTCACGTGCAAATCGTTCCATCATATCAATCCTGTTTTTCCGAACAAATTCAGAGAGTGCGGCTAATAAAACATCCAATTCAGAGCGAAAACACGAGGAACGAATCCCGATCTTTTTAAAATAAAAAGGTTGGGCAACGACACCTCCCCCTTTTTACCGTTTTTCAATACGGAGTCAATAATTAAGCATGGTGTCCCCAGAATTCACAATGGGATGAATGTTGATTAGACAAGAGAATTATTCCATTTGATACTGCAAAAAATCTGCGATTTTTTGCCTGGAAAAATTTTTTCCGCTTAACAAAAGCCTTCTCATGGAAGCCCTTTGCTTTTCATGCTTTTTCTCATGGTAGGCGATTCTACTCTATTTTGTATTTGACTTGTGCATATACTGTACATACAATTCTTATATGCCTTACCAATGGGACACAGAAAAAGCAGATTCTAATTTAAAAAAACACGGTATAGATTTCGCTGATGCAGTTGGAGTATTTGAAGATGAGTGGGCATTGACCATGAAAGAACATTATGTTGGGAACGAGCAGCGTTTTGTGACTATTGGAATGGATTTTCTTAATCGTATACTTGTTGCTGTATACACATACAGAAACAATGATATACGGCTAATTTCAGCACGCACAGCCACAAAAAGAGAAAGGGAAATGTATGAAAGAAAAAGAGTATGATTTTAACGATGCAGAACAGGGTGCAATAGTAAAACCTGCAAGAGGAAAGACTCGTATCACTATACGTATTGACACTGACATTTTAAATTGGTTCCGACACCAGATTCATAAGGATGGTGGTGGCAACTATCAAACATTAATCAATGATGTGTTGCGAGAGCATATTCAGCAAACGAATAGTACCCTTGAAGGAAAACTGCGTAAGGTAATCCGGGAAGAACTCAAAGTGTTTGTGAAATAATATATTCTAGTGCCAAAAGTAATTCCTTAGAAATAAAATGGTAGGCAACCCGGCTCAACATCTTGCACTCTTGTCGGGCCGGTACTGGCAAATGGATTTATCCATGCTGCCTGCAATTTTTATGGGTCAGCGGGGGGGGCACATCTTTGATATTTGATATTTCTCCGATGTAATAATTATCGATTTGTTATACGAACCTCTAGTTGTTTAATCTTATTCAAAAACCTCTTATCCGACTTCATCCGCTCAATTACTCGCCTGCTCCCCAAACTCACTGCTGAAGGTCGAATACCTCCAAAATATTTACCTATTTCATCACACGTACATCTTGAATACTTTTTCGATAAATATATTGCCACATCACGACTTTCATTGCCTTTGTGTCCCTTAACACACAATTCTTCCTTAGGGATTCCGTATGCTCCACGCACTGCTTCGCTTATTTCATCTATTTTTGGACATGGGCGTGCATATACCATACCTGATATCTCTGCATCATTCCTTACTTCCTTTCTATTCCCCAGTTTCTCTCTCATGCGTTCTACAAACTGTATCGTTCCTAATATCGCTCCAAAGGTCCATTCTTTTAATGGATATTCTTCATTTTCTGTCTCTACAAATTTACAATATTCCTTTCTCTGCTCCTTTTGCGAACGTCCAAATCTTTCAAGAGTTCTTTTCACTTCGAGCCACTTTGGACATTTTCGCATGCCTCTATACTCGCGGTAGCTTGACCATTTATACTCTATGGGATGCTTCACTATACCTGCCCTTACCGGATTTAGGTGAATATAACGCGTTAATACATGCAAATGGGTTTCCGCTTCTATGAGTATACTCTTAAACCTTCCCTGGAACAAATGGCCTACCCGTTTATACTTCCTATTTATGTATCCTGCATATACATGGTTTAACCATTGCATTGATCTGCTTAAATTGCCCTCTAAAGTTTCTAGCTCAAGATGGTAATGATTTGACATCAAACAATACCCATGAACAACAAGACCCCACTTCTCTTGCACCTCTCCTAATTTTTCTAAAAACATCTGCTTATCCGCTTCATCAAAAAATATGTCCTGTCGTCCAACGCCTCTTGTTGTGATATGATAGAAAGCCCCTGGATACTCAATACGTAATGGTCTTGCCATAAAACTCTTTCCTCTAACTCGTATCGAAATAATAAAAATGAAATGACCAAATCTTATACCATTTGTAACTATTCAGCGAAAAATATTTTAAATTTTGCTTGACAAGATATTTGTTGTGAATAGGTAATTTTTTGTGTCCAATGCAAGTGGCTGTATATTGCCAAATAGCAATTCTCATTGGTCATTCATGATTATCGATTATACAAAGAATACCTTGGAGTTATCAAATTTTTTACGTGTCTCAGAATGGATACTGACGTGAAAAAAATGGATAAAAAACCCTGTGGTATAATAGCCGTAGTAAATGATTTGAGGCTATGTATACAGGTGCTATCCATTGACGATAAACAACATTAATATTGATGCAACGCTCGAAAAAGTGAAGAAACTTCTTTCTGAAGAGAAAGAGTTGTCACCAACCATGCGGTCTATGGTTGAGCTGCTGGTAGTACTGGTGACGTTACTGGCAAATCGCTTAAACGTGAACAGTAGTAATAGTAGCAAGCCGCCATCAAGTGATCCGAATCGCAAGAGAGTGCGCAAGGAGAACGGGGAGAAAAAGCCAGGCGGTCAAAAAGGTCGTGTGGGTGTAACCCTTCAAAAGGTCGA
Protein-coding sequences here:
- a CDS encoding transposase; this translates as MARPLRIEYPGAFYHITTRGVGRQDIFFDEADKQMFLEKLGEVQEKWGLVVHGYCLMSNHYHLELETLEGNLSRSMQWLNHVYAGYINRKYKRVGHLFQGRFKSILIEAETHLHVLTRYIHLNPVRAGIVKHPIEYKWSSYREYRGMRKCPKWLEVKRTLERFGRSQKEQRKEYCKFVETENEEYPLKEWTFGAILGTIQFVERMREKLGNRKEVRNDAEISGMVYARPCPKIDEISEAVRGAYGIPKEELCVKGHKGNESRDVAIYLSKKYSRCTCDEIGKYFGGIRPSAVSLGSRRVIERMKSDKRFLNKIKQLEVRITNR
- a CDS encoding helix-turn-helix transcriptional regulator is translated as MKEKREGLGLSLREASRLSGVSHTHIRDIEAGRSVPSFEMVIKFLGAYGVAVEVFLRETGYLSPRGEPEGMGTVRRVPVIS
- a CDS encoding BrnA antitoxin family protein, with product MKEKEYDFNDAEQGAIVKPARGKTRITIRIDTDILNWFRHQIHKDGGGNYQTLINDVLREHIQQTNSTLEGKLRKVIREELKVFVK
- a CDS encoding BrnT family toxin, producing MPYQWDTEKADSNLKKHGIDFADAVGVFEDEWALTMKEHYVGNEQRFVTIGMDFLNRILVAVYTYRNNDIRLISARTATKREREMYERKRV
- a CDS encoding efflux RND transporter permease subunit, which encodes MLSKIIEYSLHNRLMVIVASALLLTVGIYTASKMEVDVFPDLTAPTVVVLTEAHGMAPEEVEKLVTFQIETSVNGATNVRRVRSSSAAGISIVWIEFEWGTDIFKARQIVSEKLTTIAEKLPMGVGTPTLAPQSSIMGEIMLISLSSDSITPINLRTIADWNIRPRLLATGGVSQVIVIGGEYKQYQILASPQKMKYYNISLNELLKASKESNLNASGGFMNEFGNEYIIRGIGRTNKEEEIGNAVIKVVNNVPIKIEDVAEVKMGGATPKIGDGSLTASPAIIITVAKQPGTNTLELTEKIDNALREIAKTLPSDVKINTNIFRQADFIQASINNIQKALIEGSVFVVIIMFLFLMNFRTTIISLIAIPLSLIVSIITLKFLGLTINTMSLGGMAIAIGSLVDDAVIDVENVFKRLRENAQKSVERRKSTLAIVYDASKEIRSSIFKATLIIIVAFIPLFFLGGMEGKMLQPLGISFIVSLFASLIVAVTLTPVLCSFMLTNDRMLLKQANGSWMERWLHRYYNSALKKVMKIKKTVIGISIALFAVAVLLLFNLGRSFLPEFNEGTLTIGAVSMPGISLEESNKIGNRIENILLSVPEIAITSRRTGRAELDEHAQGVNAAEIDAPFVLSERSREEFVKEVRKKLSAVSEANITIGQPIGHRIDHMLSGTRANIAIKLFGTDLSKMFTLANQIKRNIEGIEGLVDISVEQQIEIPQVQIKAKRDMFAKYGISIGQFTEFIDIGFAGEKVSQVFEGNKSFDLILRFNEENRGKMENIRNVFIDTNINPDQQSNMQNSTCKIPLHYVADIVSTTGPNTINRENIQRKIVVSANAAGRDLKSVVNQIKKKIDDTIQLPENYHIQYGGQFESEAKASKILFLTSLMALLIIFLLLYQEFKNIKVAGIVFLNLPLALIGGVFIIWFTGKIMSIPSIIGFITLFGIATRNGILLVSRYQALQDQGVTSYETVTKGSLDRLNPILMTALTTALALIPLAITGNLPGNEIQSPIAVVILGGLLSSTLLNIFIVPVVYYITHGKKEKCESP